DNA from Pelodiscus sinensis isolate JC-2024 chromosome 1, ASM4963464v1, whole genome shotgun sequence:
CGACGGGCACGATGATGCCTGCAGCACGCACCTCCAGGCTGTTGGAGGAGGCGTTCCAGCTCTCTGGCATCTCTCCATCCGACAGTGGGcctggaaagggagggaagagagaagaaCAGTAGGTCCTCTGTGCATCTCCAGTGTGTTCCTTGGGTCAAGAGGCCCAAGAGCACCTCTCAGTGGAGACTACAGCAACTGCTGTCCATACAGCTCCTATTCACTCTGcctagttgggggggggggggggggggggagttagataatgtttgaccaggggccacttcagaaatttttgaaatgaCCCCAGGCTACCCCGAAGAgacggggcctcaggcagaagggggcggggccaggacatttctgtgcttccccactctcagatcctgattggtctgggggtgggggagtgcgcaaagtctttgtcgtcccccacccccagagaattgccagctgttctgaacagctggcagttccttctacatacctgtgcccctggcaatgggaggagactttgcctgCTCCCCACTGGTGCCCCGAGGTCAGTCAggacctggggagggggagcacgtgaagtctctcgctccctgctccTACCCTGCAAGGAAGCGCCccgcttagagtcaactgccagctcaGCAGCTGCTGGCGGTTGACTTTAAGTGCCGAACCCCttggcaaggtgggaggagacttcatgtgctcccctcgccccaagccctgattggccctgggaacagggggagcgtgcgaagtcttctcccaccctgtccccatcctgcaaggagcatgcggtgcttagaagtgctgcacccttcacagggtgggaggggacttTGCACACcaacccctgcctccaggccaattggcctgggggcaggggagcagcagggcctccatgggctggatcaacttgcttggcgtaccagatctggcctgcagaggcccttttgcccaccccggcctACCTGGAGAGAACGCCCCTTGTGATGTGCCAGCAAGGTGAACCCATGGGTGTGTCAGTGAGAGGTTCCGTGTGCTGGTGTGTAAAGGAGCCATGGTGGCTTTAGGTCTATGCAACAGCATAGATTCCTGCCCTTCCAGGGGGTCCCACTTCTCACTCGCACTGACCCATCATCCCAGGCTGCATCCATGGTCCCCTGTCCGTGGTCCTGTTTGAGTCTGGCACCCAAAGGCTCTCGCAGGGGGTGAACTTCCTAACAGTCTTCCTACCAGAGCTCGGAAAACTGCATTTTGGCTCCATCTCCTGGGCCCTACAAGTGAGAGTCCCCAGAAACCTCACTCAGAGGTGAGAGGGATTTGCCACAGCCTGAGGGGTCATAAGCAGGAAGAGGTGTCTGGTGGGGTGCTGTGGGTacagggagctgggggcttgAACCTGAGTGGGGCAAAAGCTGTCACTTCACACAGAGCTCCCCAAAACCAAGGGCCAGCTCTGGTGTGAACGAACACTTGTCCAGTGAAACCCCAGTGAGGTGTCTGGGGTGCAATAGTGTTTGAAGTGAGGCTGCAGTACATTTGCTGGCCACTAAGAATCGAACTCCAGCCCTGCTATCACATCAGAACAACGCAGTGGGTCATAACCTTTGACTCCATGCTCAACTACGAACAAGATCTTTTGCTGATGCCCTTGTAGGCCCTGATATCCGATCTCCTGCGATACGTCAGCATGCAATAAGCTGATTTAATGATGAAATCAAGAGATGTAAAGTCCCTTCATCCACTGTGATGTAATTGGCTGAACCTCTATTAGGATCAGCCTGTCAGGATTTGCTTGGCTTTTGGTCCCCACAGGGACCTTAGCTGTACTGAATCCAACACATCCTACTCCACCAGCCAACGCTGCATGGGTGCAAGTACCAGCGTTGGCACTCCCCTCTGCCAGGCACCACTTGACTCTCTTTACTCCATTACATTCCCAAAGCTGCTAAACCTCTTGGGATTTCTTGAAGTTTTAATCTCAGCTTTCCTTTGACAGGGCTCAGCAGAGGCCCCCAATGAGGGAGGAGGCAACCCTTAGGAGTAGAGGGAGGAACTCTGCACCTTCTATCTCCACAGCATCACCTAACCAGGTCTGATAGCAgggtacagatgtgatctcctcaccccagaaaagatattttggccttggaaagggttccgaaaagggcaactaaaatgattaggggtttgaaacgggtcccatatgaggagaggttaaagcgactgggacttttcaatttagaaaagaggagactgaggggggatatgatagaggtatataaaatcatgagtggtgtggagagggcctataaagaaaagttatttattagttccctaaatagaagaactagaggacaccaaatgaaattaatgggtagcaggtttaaaactaataaaagaaagttcttcacacagcgtgtagtcaacctgtggaactccttgccagaggaggctgtgaaggctgggactataatagagtttaaaagagaaactagataatttcatggaggttaggcccataaaaggctattagccaggggataaaatggtgtccttggactctgtttttcagaggctggagagggatggcaggagacaaatcgcttgatcattgtcttcggtccaccctctctggggcacctggtgctggccactgtcggcagacaggatactgggctagatggacctttggtctgacccagtacggccgttcttatattcttatgtttatGTAGATCTCCTAGGCTGAAGGATTGATTCTACCATCTAAGTTAGGAGGGACAGAGTCAGCCCTGCCTTACAAGAGTAAACCAGCATACATGGCCCCGGTGTTCTCCAGCCCACTCCCTCTACTCTGTCCCACACCAGAAAGGGGCTAGCGCTCTGTCTTTCAACCCAGTGTCCCAGTTGTTCCATACAGGAGAGGGGCCAGCTCTTAGCAATCACTCAATGTCCCACACCAGGGAATGGCTGCCTCTTGCCAATGTTTGAAGAAATAAGAGGTCCAGGGATGAATCAGTAAAACTACTAGTTTTGTCCCATGGACAAAGCCCAGACCTCAGCATATTCTTGTCTCTTGACCTTGAGCAAATCAGTGCCCTCTCTGTGCCCATTTCCCATCCTTCCACCCTTTGTCTGGCTTGTCAATCTAGATTGTGAGCTCTCTGGAGCAGAGACTGTCTCTCTGTGTGTTTATATAGCAAGGATGtgaaaatgtgtgtaattaaggAATGGTGTAACCATTGAAAATTTCAAGCAGTTacatgcagggcagcaggcagatcCCTGGAAGCCAGTGCATGCCTAAAGAcgacttttaagacagctccccatgcgTACTGGGAACCTGCATGTAACTGTCaatgttaaccaatgagcctagcCTCACTGTTTAATTGTTTACACAGTTACACTTCCACACCCTTATAGCCCCCTTagcttaccaggtgatgcttactgagtaaTAGTTAATAGGCTCTGTGAGAGCAGCCCCCCACGCACGGCCTGTTGCAGacagaggactgctccagccccaccaggcccCCGCACAGGGTTGCCAGCTGGCAACCCACCCTGCATGGCTGGAGCTGTCCCCCACCTGAGATCCCACTtagtcggttaaccagttaaacattaggttatcctaacatttaaccggttaactgattaattgggattttgcatccctactcAAGCACTACCATAAAttaaagtaataataataaagaagCTCAGTTTAACTATACACAAGCAGGGaactgaagtacaggcagtccccaggttacgtacaagatagggactgtaggtttgttcttaagttgaatctgtatgtaagtcggaactggcgtccagattcagccgctgctgaaactgatcagtttcaacagcggctgaatctggatgccagttctgacttacatacagattcaacttaagaaccccaggcatccccaagtcagctgctgctgaaactgatcagcggctgattccaggaagcccggggcaggggcttcctgtagtcagccactggtcagtttcagcagcggctgacttggggatgcctggggcagagcagttggggtgctgctgggttggtccagtagcaccgccgctcctcggcgctactggaccaacccagcagcacccaagctgctctgccccaggcgttctgattcagctgctgctgaaactgaccagcagcggctgaatcaggacgcctgaggcagggcagctggggtgctgccgggttggtccagtagcgcccagagcggcgctacaggaccaaccggcagcgccccagctgctgtaccacaggcgtctggagcaaagccgcggagcaagggggcagcgggacagcccagatgcgccgtggctgtcctgctgccctcggactccgcggctttgctctgctttgctccccgtccccctagtctgcagaccaggaggacggggagcaaagcagagcaaagcggctgaACACGCGGggagctgacagcccagacgcgtctgggctgtctgctgcccgcgtgttccgccgctttgctccccgtccttctggtctgcagaccagggggacggggagcaaagcagagcaaagcggcggaacacgcgggcagcggacagcccagacgcgtctgggctgtccgctgcccccgtgctcctccgctttgcttcctctccctggtctgctggagaccagggagagggccccgttcgtaactgcggttccgacataagtcggatccgcgtaactcggggactgcctgtattctgattAATTCCAGGACTTTGCATGCTCAACAGCCTCAAGCAGAGTATTGAGTGACAGCGCATGTAACCCGTGAGGCACAAGCATCATATCCCATATTAGATGATCTTATTATTACCGCAACAGAACAAATTGTCATTGGTGGATCAGTAATCATGAGGGAAGGACACTGTTACCTAGTAATAGCTGATCAACTTTTTACGGGTGCCAGAGTCCCCGAGAGCCTCTTTTGTCTTACTCCTACAGTGACTCGGGCTTTCCCTTTCTTTCGTAAAACCCTCTCTCTCCAGCAGGTTATCGCTGCACTCCTGGCTATTGAGTGACTAGCTCTGTACCTCTGGCTCACATGGGGGAAAGCTAGTCCTCACAATTCTCCCCCACCACAATACCCTCTGCCCCACATGGATGCCTATTCCCATAGCTCTCCCACAGCACATCCTCTCTTCCCCACATGGAGAGACCAGTCCCTGTAGGTCTTCCTCCCCAGAATCTCTTCTGCCCCTCTGCTTAGCTCTCACTTCTGAGTAAACTTTGCCCTACATGGAGAGACCTGTCCCCACACATCACTCTCCAAAGCATCTTCTCTGCCCCACTTAGAAAGGACTGTCTGCATAGCACTTCAGAATCCCCTCTTATCTCCTATGCCCACAGATCTCCCCCCGCTCTGAGTGCCCTCAGCCCCGCACAGAGAATGCTGTCCTCATAGCTCTCCCCATAGTGTCCCCTCTACTCCACATAGAGAGCCCTGTCCCCATAAGTCTTCCTCTCTAGaatcccctctgccccacatggTGCCATCtgtcagcttttgctcccagagTCCCCTCTGGCCTATACAGTGAGAACTGTCCTTATagatcaggggtagggaaccttctGCCTGGGCACTGAATATAATCTGTTGCTTAATTTCATCTGGCCCTTGTCCCACACAGAATCCTGTCCCCCGCACATTTTCTTTGCCCCACATGGACACCTGTCCCCATTGCCCTCCCCCAGcattccctctgccccacatAGACGCCTATCCACACAACCCACCCTGGCGGCATCTCCTCTGCCCCAGACACCTGTCCCCACTGCCTTCCCCCCAGCATTCCCTCTGCCTCACACGGACATCTATCCACACAGCTCTCCCTGGCGGCATCTCCTCTGCCCCAGACACCTGTCCCcattgccctccccccagcattccctCTGCCTCACACGGACATCTATCCACACAGCTCTCCCTGGTGGCATCTCCTCTGCCCCAGACACCTGTCCCCACAATCCTCACCACAGCATCTCCTCTGCCCCACACGGACACCTGTCCCTACATCCCTCTTCCCCAGCATCTCCTCTGCCCCACACGGACACCTGTCCCTACATCCCTCTTCCCCAGCATCTCCTCTGCCCCAGACACCTGTCCCCACAATCCTCACCACAGCATCTCCTCTGCCCCACACGGACACCTGTCCCTACATCCCTCTTCCCCAGCATCTCCTCTGCCCCACACGGACACCTGTCCCTACATCCCTCTTCCCCAGCATCTCCTCTGCCCCACATGGACACCTGTCCCTACATCCCTCTTCCCCAGCATCTCCTCTGCCCCACACGGACACCTGTccccacatccctccctccccccccacatcatcccctctgccccacacggACACCTGTccccacatccctccctcccccctcacatcatcccctctgccccacacggACACCTGTccccacatccctccctcccccctcacatcatcccctctgccccacacggACACCTGTccccacatccctccctcccccctcacatcatcccctctgccccacacggACACCTGTccccacatccctccctcccccctcacatcatcccctctgccccacacggACACCTGTccccacatccctccctcccccccacatcatcccctctgccccacacggACACCTGTCCCCACATTCCTTCCCCCAGCATCTGCTGTGCCCCACACGGACCCCTGTCCCGCCggctctctgggaggggagtcgCACGGCGCAGCGGCCGGGCGCTGCAGCTCTCCCCGTCGAGTCCCCTGGCTGTGGCAGCGGGGCGCTCGCTCTCTCGCTGGCgggtcccggccccgggccccgcggacggggcaggcaggagccagggtCCGGGAGAGCGAGCGCCCCGCTGCCTCCCTCtgcgccccgcccggcccggcccgctcacctgcGCCGCGCTCCGGGGGCGCCCGCCGGCCGGGCGCTGGGAGCCGGACTTTGCCCGAGCAGCGCCTCTCGCACGTGGCGCCGGGACCCTGTGACTCCCGCCCGCCGCGCTTCGCCCCGCTCCGGGAGGCTGGCTCCGGCGTTAACCCCTCCGCGCCCGGCCTCGCCAGCgccccccaccctcttccccgcCGTGTGCAAAGGCCGGAGGCGGCCTCGGCCCAGGGCACAACGTGCCCGCAGCTCTGCGCAGGCCCAGGGACCTGGCGAGCCCAGCAGCCCGCGTGGGGAATAaggggggcccggcccggcccagcccatcGGCCCCACAGCCGGCGTACGGGGACTGAGCGCCCACGTGCAGTATTAACCTGGCCAGCTTCCCACCCCTGCGGCCCCAGGGCTCCTGGGCAGGAGAGAGCCGCAGGGCCCTCcccgtgctccctctgcagcatctCTCACCTGGGCTACAGCTCACAGAACCGGTGCCTGGTAGCCCCTGTGGGCATGGGGGGGACATTCTGCAGGCAGCCAGACAAGGCCTGCTGCATGAGTGCCTCCACCCAGGCCCTGCCTTAgggcaaggtggttgccttgggcacCGCGTCTTCAGGGCCCCATACTGCCCAGCGCCTGCCCGCCCGGCTGGGAGCTGCCCGACCACACgctgcagccaaccacaacatgctgccttgggccccgcaaactctttggccaggcctgactGCGCCTTCACCAGCAGGAGTCGCctgcaggcaggggaagggagccaTTTGGGTGGGAGTGAGGAGTCACAGGCTCGCTGCAGTGACGCTGACACCCAGGCCAAAGTGCAAAGGGCATCAtgagcccagctctgccatggCGATAGGCCACCCGAGGGAATGGGATGTGCAAGGACTGCAGCTTCCCTGAGGGCCTGCAGCTGGGTAGGATAGTTCAACACACAGGGTTAAACTCTGATACAGCAAGGGAGGGAGATGAAGGACCCCAAACTAAAGCCTGTGTGTCTGACCCCAGTACAGTTGTCGTATGGTATGGAGGCATGTGGCTTTGTCAAGGCGCAGGTCAAGTGGAGAGATCCGgtctcccctcatgcccctgctCCCCATGAGATGATACAAAGTCGCTTACTTGTGGCTTCTCCTTGTCTCATTGTGGAATAACACAATCACAGCTAGGAGAGGCCATGCGCTGGGGAAGATGAGCAacaaccccccgcccccatccacttctctcccttctccaaaAGCCCAGTCCCATGCTTTAGTGCTGGGCTAATGGATGTAGTGCAGCTTCATATAGGAGGGAGCTTTCCCAGATGGCTGGGATGCAGTGTGGCATTTGTGCCAGGACTGAGCCTGGCACTTCTGGGCCTACCATATTGGttactgaaataaaaacaaatcacTCGAGCCCCGGCACCTCTTCAATTACAAACTGAGCACTGCTGGGATGGCCAAGCCCCCATTCCAATTCGCTCTGTGTGGCTTCTGGGCTCACGCACACCTTGGTGCTGCGTGCTCTGCTCCACGGGCCCAACCATGAGAtttcccccagcacccagcaacAGACGGTTCTTCCAGCAGCATCTCTAGCATCAACTGCTGGACCTTGCTCCCGCAGCAGCACCCACTGTACAACTACAACCATAGCCTCACCCCGTCAGTGGCCACAGCAACATCCATGCAGGACTCATGACACCCCAACGTGCAGGAACACCTTTACATCCCCAATTACCCCTCTCCAACAAGCAGCTTACCTATGCTGCCAGCAGCACCCCTgggacccagcagcacccccgccCTCATGCAAGCCCAGCAGCACCTGCATCAGCAAAACTCACTCTAATCCTACCACTCAGCACCACCTGTACTCCTGCAGCTGCACCCACTGCACCCAGCATCACCCCCTGCCTCTACACCCACCCATCCGGGGGGTTGTGTCCCTGTGAAAAGCTGGTTGTGTCTCtgtgggcagcagcagtggctggtatCAGACGTTGTAactaggggaaaggggaaggatttCTCTCTGCCAAAGGGATCCACTGATAACCCGAGAGGTAGAGGGAGGGAACTCAGAGTGCCAGCCTGAAGCAAGGCACACGCAAGGGGAGTCCTGAAGGAGCTGCACCCATAATGGAGGTAGTCAGAGCAGGTCTcctttgcctgctgctgctggggagctgggcccaggggcctcttccctctgaagcttctcccctctcccaggaggGAAACCTTCCCCTAAGCGAGGACCTTCTGCTGCCAGAGATCGGTGAGACCACCCCACCTCATCCTGACGTCCACCTCATCCGAAGCAAGCCATCTGCTCACGTGAGGCCGTACAGCCTGTCCCGCTCCCCCAGTGACTACCACTACTCTCCCAAGCCCAAGCATCTCAGGGCCCCTCGGTTGTTGAAGCTCCTGGGCCCCTCGTACGACCCCTTCTGGATGTCCCCGCAGGATCCACGAGGCCGCaacaccagcctggagcagctgggCACCCTGAGCCAGGACCTGGCCGATGGCACCAGCCGTTACCGGAAGAAGCTGCTGCGGGAGGCTGAGAACGTGGAGCTCCCTCGTCTGCTGCCCCTTGAGGAAGGGTTGGCCAGTAACCTCAGTCAAGCTGTCGCCCACCGCCTCCGTCAGTGGCTGGTGGATAGCGCCACCTGCTCTCTGACCTCGTCTTGGGTGGATCTGGGGCCTGTGTTCTGGCCACGTTGGGTCCGCCACACGGAGTGCGACACCTCCCACACTGGCTGCTCCTGGCCGCCTGGCATGACCTGCCGCCCCGCCCAGTTCACCCACATCAAGCTCCTGGTCTGGCACTGCTGGATGAGCAAGGACCCTGTCATAAGCATGGGCAGGATGCTCCAGCAATGCACTTGGAGACAGATCCCCTACCCAGTAGTGTCTGCT
Protein-coding regions in this window:
- the LOC102450945 gene encoding noggin-like encodes the protein MEVVRAGLLCLLLLGSWAQGPLPSEASPLSQEGNLPLSEDLLLPEIGETTPPHPDVHLIRSKPSAHVRPYSLSRSPSDYHYSPKPKHLRAPRLLKLLGPSYDPFWMSPQDPRGRNTSLEQLGTLSQDLADGTSRYRKKLLREAENVELPRLLPLEEGLASNLSQAVAHRLRQWLVDSATCSLTSSWVDLGPVFWPRWVRHTECDTSHTGCSWPPGMTCRPAQFTHIKLLVWHCWMSKDPVISMGRMLQQCTWRQIPYPVVSACKCSCR